GAAGACGAAGACGGATCCCGAAGGCGACTGGGAGGGCCCCTTCCTCTGGCTGCACCGCTACCAGAAGGTGGCCCAGGGCTGGAAGCTCGTGAGCCGCTTCCGCACCACGGAATCCACCCAGCTCGAGAAGCTGGCGGATTCTCTGGAGGCGTGGAAGGGCTACTTCAGCCCGGGCAGGTAGCGCTCGCGGATCACCGCCAGGTGGTGGGCCGTGTGACCCGCGCAGATGAAGGGGAGGCAGCGCACGATGATCGCCCGGCCGTTGGTGGTGCCCTGGTGATCCCAGGCCGCCTCGGGCAGGCTGCGGAACAGCGTGAGGCTGGCGCTGCGGGCGGCGCGCCAGTCGGCCAGCAGGTCCGCCACGGAGTGGGCGTCCGCCCGGGCCGCGACGGCGTAGGTCTCCTCGTCGAAGCCCGGCAGCGGCGTGGCATCGCCCCGGCCGATGCGCAGGCAGCGATAGGCGAAGATGCGCTCGGCGTCGCTGAGGTGCTGCAGGAGGTCCTTGAGGCTCCACTTGCCCGGGGCGTAGCGGAAGCCACCCTGGGCCTCGGAGAGCCCCGCGAACAGGGCCGTCACTTCACCCATCTGGCTCTGGAGGCTGCTGGCAATCTCCCCCTCACCCGCCGCGGCGATGTAGGGGGCGTAGGCTTCGGGGTATTCACCCGGGAGAGGTCGCGTGAGGGCCATGGGTTCTCCTCTTCAGAAGGTCATCACCTTCATGGTGTTCGTGCTTCCAGTCTTCCACAGGGGCAGGCCCATGGTCATCACCACCCGATCCATGCTGCCCAGCTGATGCTTCGCCACCAGCAGCTCCCGCACCACCGTCACCATCTCGTCCGTGTTGCTCACGCGGGGGATCAGCAGGGAGGTGACACCCCGGAGCAGGCCCATGCGGCGGGCCGTGACCTCGTCCACCGTGGCCCCCAGGACGGGCGTGCGCCCCGCCAGGCGGCTCACCATGCGGGCCGTACCGCCCCCTTCGGTGAAGGCCACGATCCAGCGGGCGTTGATCTCGTCGGCCGTGCGGCAGGCCGCGAAGGCCACGGAGATGTCCGTGCGGGCCAGCACCTTCTCGGCCAGTTCGTCCGGCAGGGTGGGTGTGCGCTGCTTCACATTGGCGTCGGCCTCCGCCGCGATGCGGGCCAGCCACTGGACGGCCTCCACGGGATGGGCGCCGGTGGCGCTCTCGGCGCTGAGCATCACGGCATCGGTGCCGTCCCAGATGGCGTTGGCCACATCGCTGGCCTCGGCCCGGGTGGGCTGGGAGTGTTCGATCATGCTCTCCAACATCTGGGTGGCGGTGATCACGGGCTTCAGGGCCCGGCGGGCGGTCTTGATGATCTGCTTCTGGAGGCCGGGAACCCGCTCCACGCCGAGTTCCACCCCCAGGTCGCCGCGGGCCACCATCACCCCCCAGGAGACCTCCAGGATCTCGCCGAGATTGGCGAGGGCTGCCGGGTGCTCGATCTTGGCGATGATGGGCTGGGTGCCCCCCAGGTGCTGGATGATGGCCTGGAGCTGCTGCACATCTGAGGCCCGGCGGACGAAGCTCTGGGCGAAGAGGTCCACCTCGTGCTCCACGCCCCACCGGATGTCGACATGGTCCTTCTCGGTGAGGGGATCCATGTTGATGTCCATGCCGATGGGATGGATGCCCTTCCTGGCCTTCAGCGGCCCGCCGATGATCACCCGGGCCTTCAGGAAATCCGCACGCTTGGCCAGGATCTCCACCGTGATGGCGCCGTCGTCCAGGAGCCAGTGCTGGCCGGCCTCGGCCCCCTCGAACAGCTCGGGGTGCGGCAGGGGTGCGGCCCAGGCGGCGTCGGCGGGAACCGTCGCCCCTGCAGCGAAGAAGTAGCCTTCGCTGCCTTCGGCCAGGTCGATGGGCGCCTCGAGCAGGCCCACCCGCCACTTCGGTCCTTGCAGATCGAGGAAGACGGGAATCGACCGCCCGAGTTCCTGAGCCAGGGTCCGGACCTTCTGGAGGGCCTCGGCCCGGCTCTCGGGATCCCCGTGGCTCGCATTTAATCGCACCGCATCGGCTTCGCGGAGGGATTCCCGCAACCGATCGCCCTGCATCAGGGCCGGACCCAAGGTCATCACGAGTTTGGTCTTGCGCACATCAACCCCCATGGCCTGCACAGGCATTCCACACACTTTTCCACAGTCTGCGCCTGCGTTTCCAAGTTGTCACGGGGCTTTCCCTCTTGTCATCGCGGTGCTACCTTCTTGGTCCCGATACGGTTGTTGGAGAAGACGGAATGCGCGAAAAGCTGCGAGTCCTCGTGGCCGAAATGGTGCGTGGAGGCGTCCCTCTGGAGATGGCCCGCCGCGAATTCGAGCGGCTCTACCTGGAAGAGGTGCTGGCCACCCACGAGGGCAACCACAGCGCCGCTGCCCGGGAGCTGGGCATCCACCGGAACACCCTCGCCAAGAAGCTGGAGACGCCCCCCAGCCGGATCCGCCAGGTGAGCCTGGCCAGCTGAAGCCCCCATCCCCGGCTCCGTTTCATCCAAAGCCCGGCCCCGCCGGGCTTTTCATTTTGTCGGCGCGACAGCCTTTTCCTTCGACAGGATGGGACGGGGCCGATACAACAAGGATTCGGAGGACGCCATGAAGAAGGTGGCCATCAATGGACTCGGACGGATCGGAAGGCTGGTGCTGCGCCACTTGATGAAGGTCCCGCATGTCCAGGTGGTGGCCGTGAACGACCTCACCGATGCGGCCACCCTGGCCCACCTGATGAAGTACGACTCGGTCCACGGCCAGGCGGATTTCCCCGTGGCCTCCGACGGGAACTACCTCGTGCTCGGCGGGCGGCGCATCCGCGTCTACGCCGAGAAGGATCCCCAGCTCATCCCCTTCGGGGCCCAGGGGGCCCAGGTGGTCCTCGAATGCACGGGCAAGTTCACCAAGCGCGCCCAGGCCGCTGTCCACCTCCAGGGCAGCGTCACCCATGTGGTGATCAGCGCCCCGGCGGGCGACGCGGACCGCACCGTGGTCATGGGCGTGAACGAGGCGGCCCTGGATCCCACCGCGGACCACATCATCTCCAACGCCAGCTGCACCACCAATTGCCTGGCCCCGGTCGTTAAGATCCTCGACGACGCCTACGGCCTGGACTACGGCTTCATGACCACGGTGCACAGCTACACCAACGATCAGCGCATCCTCGACCTGCCCCACAAGGACCTGCGCCGGGCCCGGGCCGCGGCCCTCAGCATGATTCCCACCAGCACGGGCGCCGCCAAGGCCATCGGGTTGGTGCTGCCCCACCTCAAGGGGCGCCTGGACGGCATCGCGGTGCGGGTCCCCACCCCCGATGTGAGCCTCGTGGACCTCACGGCCACCCTGAAGCGCGATGCCTCGTTGGAGGGCATCCAGGAGCTCTTCCGCCAGGCCGCCACGGCCGGCCCCCTGGCACCCTATGTCGAGGTACTCGACGCCGAGCTGGTCAGCGCGGATCTGGTGGGCAGCACCGCCAGCACCCTGTACGACCCCTACCTCACCAAGATGCTGGGCCCCCGGCTGGTCAAGGTCTTTGCCTGGTACGACAACGAATTCGGCTACGCGGCACGATTGAAGGACCTCTGCGTGCACCTGCTGGAGCGGATCTAGTCGATGGGTTCCATCGCCCTCAACGGCCTGGGCCGCATCGGCCGGCTGCTGGTCCGCCTGCTGGGCACCACCCGACCCGGGCTCCTGGGCGCTGTGAACGACCCGGCCCCGCTGGACCAGCTCGTGCACCTGCTCCGGTACGACTCGGTGCATGGGCCCAGCCATCGCCCCATCGACGGGTTCACCGAGGGCGGACAGGACTTCCTCCTCCTGGGGGACCGGCGCCTGCCCCTCTTCCATGCCACGGATCCCGGCAGCATTCCCTTCCCTTCCGCAACCCGCCTGGTGGTGGAGGCCAGCGGCCGCTTCACCCGCCGGGAGGAGGCCGCCCGGCATCTGAAGGGGGCGGTATCCCATGTGGTGATCAGCGCGCCCAGCCCGGATGCGGACTACACCGTCATCGCCCCGGTGAACGGCTCAGGACTGGATCTGGCGCGCCACCGCATCGTCTCCAACGCCAGCTGCACCGCCCACGCGACGGCGCCCATGCTGAAGATCCTGGAAGATGCCTTCGGCCTGGAGCACGCGGGAATGAGCACCGTGCATGTGGTCACCAACGACCAGCGCCTGCTGGACCTGCCCCACAAGGACCGGCGGCGAGCCCGGGCGGCCTTCCAGAGCATCATCCCCACCACCTCGAGCGCCTTCGGCGCCCTGCACCGCGCCATGCCGGACCTGCCTCCGGCCTTCGATGGCGTGGCCCTGCGCGTGCCCCTCCTCAGTGTGAATCTGGTGGATGTGGTGGCCACCCTCCGCCGGGATGCCGAGGTCGCGGGAATCCGGGCCGCCTATGCCGCCGCCATCGCGGGCCCCTGGAAGGGTCTCGTGGCCCTGGCCGATCCGCACACGGTCAGCTGCGACATCACGGGCCGGACGGAAAGCGTGATCATGGATCTGGACCTGACCATGATGCTCGGACCCCGCTTCGTGAAGGTCTTCGGGTGGCACGACAACGAAACCGGCTACGCCGCCCGGCTCCGCGACCTGGTGGTGGACCTGGCGGCCAGGATCTAGAGATTCCCCGCCGCGAAGCCCGTGCTGAAGGCCGCCTGCAGGTTGTAGCCGCCCACCGGGCCATCCAGATCCAGGAGCTCGCCGCAGACGCGCAGGTTCTCCCAGCCCCGCAGGGCCATGGTGTGCGGATCCACGGCCGCCAGTTCCACGCCGCCCGCCGCCACTTCGCCCCGGGCCAGGGGGACCGGCTGAGGGGCGCCGAGGGGCAGCGCCGTGACCAGCCCCACCAGCTCCCGGCGCGCGGCCCTGGAGAGATCCTTGAGCATGAGCCCGCGATCCATGCCAGCCTCCTGCAGCAGCGGGTCCACGAGCCGCTCCGGCAGATGCCGCTGCAGCCAGGTGGCGGCCAGCAGGCGCGGGTTTGCCCGGGCTTCTTCGATCAGCGTCGCATCCACGCGTTCCGGCGCCTCCAGGCTTGAAGCGTAGACCAGGCAGGCGGCTCCCTCCCGCCGGGCCCGTTCCGTGGCCTGGCTCAGCTCCAGCGCCGCGGGCCCGCTGATGCCCACCTTCGTGAAGAGGATGTCTCCCGCGAAGGCGGCGAGGCGGCGGCCTTCAGGCCCTGCGCTCAGGCGCAGCTCTCCCTCCCGCAGGGCCACGCCTTCCCAGGTGGCGCGGGGACGGGCCAGGGGGATGGGGGCCAGGGCCGGGAACCAGGGGCGCACCGGGGCCTTCAGGCCCTTCAGCCAGCCCAGGGCCTCGCCCCGGGTGCCCGTTTCCGGATAGCTCGCGCCCCCCGTGGCCAGGATGAAGGCGTCCGCGGCGAGGCGCTCCTCGCCCACCCACAGCGCCGCCAGGCGGGGGAGCTCCCCTTCCAGCCCAGTCACGCGGGCGCCCGTCCGCACCTCCACCCCCGCCCGGTGCACCAGAGCCTCGAAGGCCGACACCACCGCCCCGGCGCTGCCGGGCCGGTCCAGGGGAAACACGCGGCCGTTGTCCCGGACATAGGTCTCCACCCCCTCCCGCCGAAGCAGGTCCAGCACGGCCCGGTTGTCGAAGGCGTGGAGAGACGGCCTCAAGAACCGCGCCTGCTCCTTGGAGAAGGCCGCCATCAGGGCCTTGGGGGGGCCGTCATGCGTGATGTTGCATTTGCCGCCGCCGCTGATGCGGAGCTTCACGCCCAGGCGTCCATTGGCTTCCAGCAGCAGGACCGCATGGCCCCGCGAGGCCGCCCGCCAGGCCGCCACCAGTCCTGCCGCACCCCCGCCCACCACGACCACCTTCGCCATGGCTCCATCATGGCCGAGGCGGGGCTACACTGGGACATCACGCCTGGGGATGATCCATGACCCATGCACCGCTGGTCGGCATCATCATTCTTCGCCTGAACGCCACCCCTGGAGGCCCATCATGACGAGTGCACCGCTGGTCGGCCTCATCTTCTTCGCCGACTTCGCTGGCTCAGACCTCTGCCCCATCCTTCGCTCGAACGCCACCCTGGGAGGCCCATCATGACGAGTGCACCGCTGGTCGGCCTCATTATGGGCAGCCGCTCCGACTGGGAGACCATGGAGCACGCGGCCGAGATGCTCAAGGAGCTGGGCATCCCCTTCGAGGCCGAGGTCGTCAGCGCCCATCGCACGCCGGACAAGCTCTTCAAATACTGCGAGAAGGCCGAGGGCCGGGGCCTGAGGGTCATCATCGCCGGAGCCGGCGGCGCTGCCCACCTGCCGGGCATGGTCGCCGCCAAGTCCCCCCTGCCCGTGCTGGGCGTTCCCGTGCAGGGCAAGTCCCTGAACGGCCTGGATTCCCTCCTCTCCATGGTGCAGATGCCCGCGGGCATCCCGGTGGGAACACTCGCCATCGGCAAGGCCGGCGCGGTGAACGCGGCGCTCTTCGCGGCGGCCATCCTGGCGGGCACGGACGAGGCCCTCCGCGCCCGCCTGCGCGCCTACCGCGAAGCCCAGACCCAGAAGGTGCTGCTGAACGACCGCCTGCCCTAGGGAACCCGGCCTCGCGGGCACCTCTGAACATCGTCGAGGGCTATTTCTGGAAGATGCCCTTGAAGAACTTCTTGATCTTCCCGTCTCCCGGATGGCCCTTTTTCCCACGCAGCTTTTGAAGGCGGATGGGCTCGGGCAGGGGGCGGTGGCGCTCGGCCACGGTGGTCCAGGGCGCGTGGCCATCCAGGGTCAGCCGCAGCTGATGGGTGCCTTCGCCAGGCACGGAGACCGTGGCGGGCGTCCGTCCCTTCGATTCCCCGTCGAGGAAGACCTCGGCCCCGGCGGGCTCGGTGATCAGCGACACCTCGAAGGGCGCAGGCTGGAGGCGCAGGGAGAGATCGCGATCCTCGGGCTTGAGGCGCACTTCCAGGGGCTGGAAATCGGGTTTCTCCAGGCGGAGGGTTTCCGCCTTGCCCTTCACCACCACCTGGCGGAGCGGCGTCTGGCCCAGGGGCGTTCCGTCCAGGAAGACCTGGGCCCCGCCTGGACGGGATTCGATGGACAGCACACGGCTCCGGTCCGGGCGGAAGAAGGCCACCCAGAGCAGGAGGCCCACGCCCAGGGCCCCGGCCGCCCAAACCCACCGGGAGCGCAAGGAGAACCGCCCGGTGGGCGCCGATGGCATGCGCAGGGTGCCTGGGGAAGTCTCGGTGCCCAGAGCCTCGATTCGCGCCAGGCACCCGCTCCGCAGGGCCGGGTCGAGGGGAAGGACCTCCACCAGGGCCCGCAGGAAGGCCCGCAGGTCCCCGAACCTCAGGGCGGGGTCTTTCTCGAAGGCCCGCCGGAATACGGCCACCGCTTCGGGAGGCATCCCCTCCGCGAAGACCGGCGGGTCGTGGATGATCCGGTAGAGCGTGGCGCCCACGCTCTCGCCCGAAAAGGGCAGGCCGCCGGTCAACATCTCGTAGGCCGTCAGGGCGAAGGACCAGCGGTCCGAAGCCGCCGTGGCCCTGGCCCCGTTCAGCACCTCCGGCGCGGAATAGGCCGGCGTGCCTAGAAAAGCGGCCGTACTGGTGAGCCGTCCGTCATCGTTGCGGGCGATGCCGAAATCCATGAGCTTCATGCGCCCATCGCGGCCCACCATGAAGTTCTCGGGCTTGATGTCCCGGTGGACGATGCCCAGGGCATGCACGGCCTCCAGGGCCTCGCCGGCCTGGATGAGCAGCCCCAGGGCCTCCTCGGGTTCGAGGGGGCCCCGCCGAATCCGCTCCGACAGGCATTCGCCTTCGACGAATTCCATGACCAGGAACGGACCGAGATCGGGCTCCTCGCCCACATCG
The window above is part of the Geothrix sp. genome. Proteins encoded here:
- a CDS encoding DinB family protein, translating into MALTRPLPGEYPEAYAPYIAAAGEGEIASSLQSQMGEVTALFAGLSEAQGGFRYAPGKWSLKDLLQHLSDAERIFAYRCLRIGRGDATPLPGFDEETYAVAARADAHSVADLLADWRAARSASLTLFRSLPEAAWDHQGTTNGRAIIVRCLPFICAGHTAHHLAVIRERYLPGLK
- the pyk gene encoding pyruvate kinase; the protein is MRKTKLVMTLGPALMQGDRLRESLREADAVRLNASHGDPESRAEALQKVRTLAQELGRSIPVFLDLQGPKWRVGLLEAPIDLAEGSEGYFFAAGATVPADAAWAAPLPHPELFEGAEAGQHWLLDDGAITVEILAKRADFLKARVIIGGPLKARKGIHPIGMDINMDPLTEKDHVDIRWGVEHEVDLFAQSFVRRASDVQQLQAIIQHLGGTQPIIAKIEHPAALANLGEILEVSWGVMVARGDLGVELGVERVPGLQKQIIKTARRALKPVITATQMLESMIEHSQPTRAEASDVANAIWDGTDAVMLSAESATGAHPVEAVQWLARIAAEADANVKQRTPTLPDELAEKVLARTDISVAFAACRTADEINARWIVAFTEGGGTARMVSRLAGRTPVLGATVDEVTARRMGLLRGVTSLLIPRVSNTDEMVTVVRELLVAKHQLGSMDRVVMTMGLPLWKTGSTNTMKVMTF
- a CDS encoding helix-turn-helix domain-containing protein → MREKLRVLVAEMVRGGVPLEMARREFERLYLEEVLATHEGNHSAAARELGIHRNTLAKKLETPPSRIRQVSLAS
- the gap gene encoding type I glyceraldehyde-3-phosphate dehydrogenase, coding for MKKVAINGLGRIGRLVLRHLMKVPHVQVVAVNDLTDAATLAHLMKYDSVHGQADFPVASDGNYLVLGGRRIRVYAEKDPQLIPFGAQGAQVVLECTGKFTKRAQAAVHLQGSVTHVVISAPAGDADRTVVMGVNEAALDPTADHIISNASCTTNCLAPVVKILDDAYGLDYGFMTTVHSYTNDQRILDLPHKDLRRARAAALSMIPTSTGAAKAIGLVLPHLKGRLDGIAVRVPTPDVSLVDLTATLKRDASLEGIQELFRQAATAGPLAPYVEVLDAELVSADLVGSTASTLYDPYLTKMLGPRLVKVFAWYDNEFGYAARLKDLCVHLLERI
- a CDS encoding glyceraldehyde 3-phosphate dehydrogenase NAD-binding domain-containing protein; translated protein: MGSIALNGLGRIGRLLVRLLGTTRPGLLGAVNDPAPLDQLVHLLRYDSVHGPSHRPIDGFTEGGQDFLLLGDRRLPLFHATDPGSIPFPSATRLVVEASGRFTRREEAARHLKGAVSHVVISAPSPDADYTVIAPVNGSGLDLARHRIVSNASCTAHATAPMLKILEDAFGLEHAGMSTVHVVTNDQRLLDLPHKDRRRARAAFQSIIPTTSSAFGALHRAMPDLPPAFDGVALRVPLLSVNLVDVVATLRRDAEVAGIRAAYAAAIAGPWKGLVALADPHTVSCDITGRTESVIMDLDLTMMLGPRFVKVFGWHDNETGYAARLRDLVVDLAARI
- a CDS encoding aminoacetone oxidase family FAD-binding enzyme; translated protein: MAKVVVVGGGAAGLVAAWRAASRGHAVLLLEANGRLGVKLRISGGGKCNITHDGPPKALMAAFSKEQARFLRPSLHAFDNRAVLDLLRREGVETYVRDNGRVFPLDRPGSAGAVVSAFEALVHRAGVEVRTGARVTGLEGELPRLAALWVGEERLAADAFILATGGASYPETGTRGEALGWLKGLKAPVRPWFPALAPIPLARPRATWEGVALREGELRLSAGPEGRRLAAFAGDILFTKVGISGPAALELSQATERARREGAACLVYASSLEAPERVDATLIEEARANPRLLAATWLQRHLPERLVDPLLQEAGMDRGLMLKDLSRAARRELVGLVTALPLGAPQPVPLARGEVAAGGVELAAVDPHTMALRGWENLRVCGELLDLDGPVGGYNLQAAFSTGFAAGNL
- the purE gene encoding 5-(carboxyamino)imidazole ribonucleotide mutase; this translates as MTSAPLVGLIMGSRSDWETMEHAAEMLKELGIPFEAEVVSAHRTPDKLFKYCEKAEGRGLRVIIAGAGGAAHLPGMVAAKSPLPVLGVPVQGKSLNGLDSLLSMVQMPAGIPVGTLAIGKAGAVNAALFAAAILAGTDEALRARLRAYREAQTQKVLLNDRLP
- a CDS encoding serine/threonine-protein kinase; translation: MSLDPSTIGRYKVLGTLGSGAMGTVYLAEDPLLKRPLAIKVVREGTGDAEVLERFKREAEISARLNHPSAITVFDVGEEPDLGPFLVMEFVEGECLSERIRRGPLEPEEALGLLIQAGEALEAVHALGIVHRDIKPENFMVGRDGRMKLMDFGIARNDDGRLTSTAAFLGTPAYSAPEVLNGARATAASDRWSFALTAYEMLTGGLPFSGESVGATLYRIIHDPPVFAEGMPPEAVAVFRRAFEKDPALRFGDLRAFLRALVEVLPLDPALRSGCLARIEALGTETSPGTLRMPSAPTGRFSLRSRWVWAAGALGVGLLLWVAFFRPDRSRVLSIESRPGGAQVFLDGTPLGQTPLRQVVVKGKAETLRLEKPDFQPLEVRLKPEDRDLSLRLQPAPFEVSLITEPAGAEVFLDGESKGRTPATVSVPGEGTHQLRLTLDGHAPWTTVAERHRPLPEPIRLQKLRGKKGHPGDGKIKKFFKGIFQK